In Methanobrevibacter millerae, one genomic interval encodes:
- a CDS encoding DEAD/DEAH box helicase, protein MNIEEDILNGARTAFIDESYKSSPDFKPKLLFNSKDSKVRNEIIDRLRTCDEFIISTAFINLSGITPLLEELKILEKKNVKGKILTTDYLSFTEPKALKKLNKFKNIEIRMFTTENEGFHTKGYIFKRDDSYLAIVGSSNLTASALTKNKEWNVEFSTNGDGEIIINLLNEFNELWSKSHDLDEILPTYEKLYNDNKNFKELRQTTEELRKSNIVDLAPNSMQEEFLKNVRNLIKQGEKRAILVSATGTGKTYASAFAVRDFNPKRFLFIVHREQIAKQSINAYKNVIKNKSFGMLTGNNKDFKSDYIFATIQTLSKGDVYTRFKSDEFDYIVIDEVHKAGALSYQKIFSYFTPKFYLGMTASPERTDGFDIYELFNHNIAHEIRLQEALEEDLLCPFHYFGIKDVTFDNEVIDDNFTDFNCLASDKRVDYLLEKSEFYGYSGERIKALVFCSRKKEAKMLATEFNRRGHPSEVLTGEDSQAYREETIDRLTNDANPRNLEYIFTVDIFNEGVDIPEINQVILARPTQSPIIFIQQLGRGLRKFKSKEFVVILDFIGNYKNNFMIPLALSGDRSYDKDNLRRYLMEGNKIIPGASSINFDEISKRRIFESINNTSFSKIALFKEKYNNLKFKLGKIPSLYDFAVNAEFNPELILSHKKFDSYHSFLSYVDDDYTGELDSAQIASLKLISKKLLKGIRPHEMIILNCLRYNKYFNMEMIEKCLNEIYGLDNQNDSINGAINFLSLNFYRKENGDGYQANTVQGFVGDAIPYENIFFNDDFTISDYFWNCLANPTYLRHFEDAVNYALFKYENYYRDEKPFKLYEKYSREDVLRLLNWKHFMNGQNIGGYKIKYNTCPIFVTYNKAEDISETINYDDQFISKECFSWMSRDNRKTSSAELEALINYNDLDVELFIQKNNDEGIEFYYIGKLTPLTYKQLYRNIGGKDKPIVNFTFKIDNPVKDELYDYFTKD, encoded by the coding sequence ATGAACATCGAAGAAGACATCTTAAACGGAGCCAGGACGGCATTCATTGACGAATCATACAAATCCAGTCCGGACTTTAAGCCGAAGCTGCTTTTCAATTCTAAAGATTCTAAAGTCAGAAACGAAATCATAGATCGTCTCAGAACCTGTGATGAGTTCATTATATCAACCGCTTTCATTAACTTAAGCGGAATCACGCCTTTGCTGGAAGAGCTGAAAATTCTTGAAAAGAAAAACGTTAAGGGAAAGATATTAACCACGGATTATCTGAGCTTTACCGAGCCCAAAGCATTAAAAAAATTAAATAAATTCAAAAACATCGAAATCAGAATGTTTACAACCGAAAATGAAGGATTTCACACCAAAGGATATATCTTCAAAAGAGACGATTCATATTTGGCAATTGTGGGAAGCTCCAACCTGACTGCTTCAGCTCTTACCAAAAACAAGGAATGGAATGTCGAGTTTAGCACAAACGGCGACGGCGAAATCATAATCAACCTGTTAAATGAATTCAACGAATTATGGAGCAAATCACATGATTTGGATGAAATTCTTCCGACTTATGAAAAGCTCTACAACGACAATAAGAATTTCAAGGAATTAAGGCAAACGACAGAGGAATTAAGGAAAAGTAACATTGTCGATTTGGCTCCCAATTCCATGCAGGAGGAATTCCTTAAAAACGTAAGAAACTTGATAAAGCAGGGTGAGAAAAGAGCAATTCTCGTTTCCGCAACGGGAACGGGTAAGACCTACGCTTCAGCCTTTGCGGTAAGGGATTTCAATCCCAAAAGGTTTTTATTCATCGTTCACAGGGAACAAATCGCAAAGCAATCAATTAATGCCTATAAAAACGTTATAAAAAACAAATCATTTGGAATGTTAACCGGTAATAATAAGGATTTTAAAAGCGACTACATTTTTGCAACCATCCAGACATTATCCAAGGGTGACGTCTACACGAGATTTAAAAGTGACGAATTCGACTATATCGTAATCGACGAGGTTCACAAGGCCGGTGCATTGTCCTATCAGAAGATTTTCAGCTATTTCACTCCTAAGTTCTACCTTGGAATGACCGCTTCGCCTGAGCGTACAGACGGCTTTGACATTTACGAACTTTTTAATCACAATATCGCCCATGAAATCAGGCTTCAGGAGGCGTTGGAAGAGGATTTATTATGTCCGTTCCATTATTTCGGAATAAAAGATGTCACTTTTGATAACGAAGTCATAGATGACAATTTCACTGATTTCAATTGTTTGGCATCCGATAAAAGAGTTGATTACCTTCTTGAAAAGTCAGAGTTCTATGGATATTCCGGTGAAAGAATAAAGGCTTTAGTGTTCTGTTCAAGAAAAAAAGAAGCCAAAATGTTAGCCACCGAATTCAACAGGAGAGGCCATCCGTCCGAGGTATTAACGGGCGAGGACTCACAGGCCTACCGTGAAGAGACGATTGACAGACTAACCAACGACGCCAATCCCCGCAATCTGGAATACATATTCACTGTAGACATCTTTAATGAGGGTGTAGACATTCCCGAAATCAACCAGGTTATCCTTGCAAGGCCGACACAATCCCCAATCATCTTCATACAGCAGCTGGGAAGAGGCCTTAGGAAATTCAAAAGCAAGGAATTCGTCGTTATCCTAGATTTCATCGGAAACTACAAAAACAACTTCATGATTCCATTGGCACTTTCAGGAGACAGGTCATACGACAAGGACAATCTGAGGCGCTATTTGATGGAGGGAAACAAAATCATTCCCGGCGCATCTTCAATCAACTTCGATGAGATTTCAAAAAGGAGAATCTTCGAATCAATCAACAACACATCCTTTTCCAAAATCGCACTTTTCAAGGAGAAATACAACAACCTTAAATTCAAACTGGGTAAAATCCCTTCGCTTTATGATTTTGCCGTTAACGCAGAGTTCAATCCCGAACTCATTCTCTCACACAAGAAATTCGATTCATACCATTCATTTTTAAGTTATGTTGACGATGACTACACAGGAGAGCTTGACAGTGCTCAAATAGCTTCATTAAAGCTGATTTCCAAAAAGCTCCTGAAAGGAATAAGGCCTCATGAAATGATAATACTCAACTGCCTGAGATACAATAAGTATTTCAACATGGAAATGATTGAAAAATGTTTAAATGAAATTTACGGCCTTGATAATCAAAATGACTCAATTAACGGAGCCATTAACTTTTTGAGCCTGAATTTCTACAGAAAAGAAAACGGCGATGGCTATCAGGCAAATACCGTTCAGGGCTTTGTGGGCGATGCCATCCCTTATGAAAACATATTCTTTAATGACGATTTTACGATTTCGGATTACTTCTGGAACTGCCTTGCCAATCCGACTTATTTAAGGCACTTTGAGGATGCGGTTAATTACGCATTATTCAAATATGAAAACTATTACAGGGACGAAAAGCCGTTCAAGCTGTATGAAAAATACTCCCGTGAAGACGTATTGAGGCTTTTGAACTGGAAACACTTCATGAATGGCCAGAATATCGGCGGATATAAAATAAAGTACAATACGTGCCCTATCTTTGTAACCTACAATAAGGCCGAAGACATTTCAGAAACGATAAATTATGATGATCAGTTCATCAGCAAGGAATGCTTCTCATGGATGAGTAGGGACAACAGAAAAACCTCATCTGCCGAACTGGAAGCGTTAATTAATTATAACGACCTGGATGTTGAACTGTTCATACAGAAAAACAATGATGAGGGAATCGAGTTTTACTATATCGGAAAATTAACTCCCCTTACCTATAAGCAGCTTTACAGAAATATCGGCGGCAAGGACAAGCCTATTGTTAATTTCACATTCAAAATAGACAATCCGGTTAAGGATGAGCTCTATGACTACTTCACCAAAGACTAA
- a CDS encoding (deoxy)nucleoside triphosphate pyrophosphohydrolase: MKTLNVVAAIIHKGDKILATKRGYGEFINQWEFPGGKIEENETKEEALIREIREELNVEIEITNFALDLEYQYPTFYLKMSCYDCIIKSGTPKLLEHNDARWLSKAELDDVNWIPADIAAVNYLKETMLSNEEIMEKMKGIDEKMMKVGYDLEALYKLYDETDDKFERELIYAEIRSIEILNTIKIENIK; the protein is encoded by the coding sequence TTGAAGACTTTAAACGTTGTTGCAGCTATTATTCACAAGGGCGACAAGATTCTAGCCACCAAAAGGGGCTATGGGGAATTCATCAACCAGTGGGAGTTTCCTGGCGGAAAGATTGAGGAAAACGAAACCAAAGAGGAAGCATTAATCAGAGAAATCAGAGAAGAGCTCAACGTTGAAATAGAAATCACTAATTTCGCTTTGGATTTGGAATATCAGTACCCTACATTCTACCTCAAGATGAGCTGCTATGACTGCATTATCAAAAGCGGAACCCCAAAGCTTCTTGAGCACAATGATGCCAGATGGCTTTCAAAAGCCGAATTGGACGACGTTAACTGGATTCCTGCCGATATCGCAGCTGTCAATTACCTGAAAGAAACAATGCTTTCAAACGAGGAAATCATGGAAAAGATGAAAGGCATTGATGAGAAGATGATGAAGGTCGGATACGATCTGGAAGCGCTATACAAATTGTATGACGAAACGGATGACAAGTTCGAAAGGGAACTCATTTACGCTGAAATCAGAAGCATTGAAATTTTAAACACCATAAAAATCGAAAACATAAAATGA
- a CDS encoding AAA family ATPase — protein sequence MRIESIKIENYRQYKGPVEIEFSVDEDKNFTIIQGTNGAGKTNLLNSITWCFYGKELHKSQTTGKGPIYNLITKNQTKPNENFDVKVEVTLVDEYDFRIICTRSLNFRCDSKGEIFQDPHGSNFQIYQEMQDENLTRPELFVNNNLPIDIEGYFFFDGEKLEDYFDVTSKNSIKDSVYQLSQLHLLDSALSNLEMRRKEYVRDLNKLDKNTGKFLTDRNNLESKMRVSLKKRNKIDSEIETLNTELIELKKELRQADNKDVSMLERERTRLQKDEQRLIKNIDKTKEKKEKFLVKNVSFVLGFPALKYGSEICDSDNEELFNSLYSPEFLEHILNKKQCICGCDLSENDDAYHHLEHLMESVSNLNNVFDKVKDSSREFNTLLIELEDFKRNLNSINEDISIYEEDLMEVREDLKFNQYNFEGIDKSKIKKLNEEILEKEELKSTKISERTKADIDYKDAISKLERLERMERDIKIRDKKVLLLNNKNAFCTRAIKQIEKLKGNLSENIRSQVEDLTTSQFKKLMWKDNFEEVLVSRNYDVKVKDVVGEISSPGILSAGEKLVLALSFVSALNNISGFYLPFIIDTPMGRLGSEMKNNISKTLPEYMEGRQVTLLVTDEEYNENFKHGIAPKVGKEYYIKVNESKEGTHSEVVLNDR from the coding sequence ATGAGGATTGAATCAATAAAAATTGAAAATTATAGGCAATATAAGGGGCCTGTTGAAATAGAATTCAGTGTGGATGAAGATAAAAATTTCACAATTATTCAAGGTACAAATGGTGCAGGTAAAACGAATCTTTTGAATTCAATAACTTGGTGTTTTTATGGTAAAGAACTCCACAAATCCCAAACAACCGGTAAAGGTCCAATTTATAATTTAATAACTAAAAATCAAACAAAACCTAATGAAAATTTTGATGTAAAAGTTGAAGTTACATTAGTTGATGAATACGACTTCAGAATCATCTGTACTCGTTCATTAAACTTCCGTTGCGATTCAAAAGGAGAAATTTTCCAGGATCCTCATGGATCTAACTTTCAAATATATCAAGAAATGCAGGATGAGAATTTAACCCGTCCAGAATTATTTGTGAACAATAATTTGCCGATTGATATTGAAGGATATTTCTTTTTCGATGGTGAAAAACTTGAAGATTATTTTGATGTAACATCTAAAAATTCCATTAAAGATTCCGTTTATCAGTTGTCACAATTACATTTGTTGGATTCTGCATTAAGTAATTTGGAAATGAGACGAAAGGAATATGTTCGTGATTTAAATAAGTTGGATAAAAACACAGGTAAATTCCTGACTGATAGAAATAATCTCGAATCTAAAATGAGAGTTTCTCTAAAAAAGAGAAACAAAATAGATAGTGAAATTGAAACGTTAAATACAGAATTAATAGAACTCAAAAAGGAGTTACGTCAAGCAGATAATAAAGATGTATCCATGTTAGAACGTGAAAGAACCAGATTACAAAAGGATGAACAAAGATTAATTAAGAATATTGATAAAACAAAAGAGAAAAAAGAAAAGTTTTTAGTTAAGAATGTTTCATTTGTTTTAGGGTTTCCTGCATTGAAATATGGTTCTGAAATATGTGATTCAGATAATGAGGAACTATTTAATTCATTATATAGTCCTGAGTTTTTAGAACATATTTTAAATAAAAAACAATGTATTTGTGGTTGTGATCTTTCAGAGAATGACGATGCATATCATCATTTAGAACATCTTATGGAATCGGTTTCCAATTTAAACAATGTATTTGATAAGGTTAAAGACTCTTCAAGAGAATTCAATACGCTGTTAATTGAATTAGAAGATTTTAAAAGAAATTTAAATTCAATTAATGAGGATATTTCTATTTATGAAGAAGATTTAATGGAGGTTAGGGAAGATCTTAAATTTAATCAATATAACTTTGAAGGAATTGACAAATCTAAAATAAAAAAATTAAATGAAGAAATTCTTGAAAAAGAAGAACTAAAATCTACTAAAATTTCTGAAAGAACTAAGGCAGATATTGATTATAAGGATGCTATAAGCAAGTTAGAACGTCTTGAACGCATGGAAAGAGATATAAAAATTAGGGATAAAAAAGTTTTATTGTTGAATAATAAAAATGCTTTTTGTACTCGAGCCATTAAACAAATTGAGAAGTTAAAAGGCAATCTTTCTGAAAATATTCGTTCTCAAGTTGAGGATTTAACTACAAGCCAATTTAAAAAATTGATGTGGAAAGATAATTTTGAAGAAGTTTTGGTTAGTAGAAATTATGATGTTAAAGTAAAAGATGTTGTTGGTGAAATTTCCTCCCCAGGTATTTTATCTGCAGGTGAAAAGTTAGTATTGGCATTATCTTTCGTTTCTGCATTAAATAATATTTCTGGCTTCTATTTACCATTTATAATCGATACTCCTATGGGAAGATTGGGCAGTGAAATGAAAAATAATATTTCTAAAACATTGCCTGAATATATGGAAGGTCGACAAGTTACTCTTTTAGTTACTGATGAGGAGTACAATGAAAATTTCAAACATGGTATTGCTCCTAAAGTCGGTAAAGAGTATTATATTAAAGTTAATGAATCAAAAGAAGGCACACATTCCGAGGTTGTTTTAAATGACAGATGA
- a CDS encoding AAA family ATPase: MFLDYIEITNFRPYYGTQRIDFGFNEKENLTIILADNGSGKTSLVNALTWALYGKELHDVRDKSEPIYNLKAAEIAEAEGYDEINVEVKIRFYYFDADNHKKYFVVDREVKYQQWEDDQWSAELTSHLIVDETGKEPMDQDIAQNAINNKIPKNMFHYFFFNGATLSNYFESDSDLNLKNSIEQISQVGLVNSMADHLEKTLNNLNKQYDKLRPEGPVNYNKLINKKISERKDLEDERKANHIKIDEAQRLILELDEKLKKADSKHVKELTNRRSVLEKEKISLSTSIKTNTVKYENLILEIYPIAVLFDELIGAIEIADKSRETKTAPPLIERTLLNDILDDGYCICGVKLEDHPECVEELHKRLRKTTKVQTDEFYKDYYDIKSTLKKLENIHEIDNMRRTLEENNAHLIAVENEISEISEELISIDIADINEYEKHRDNNVKVKKRLRDRNTIIGKDIERLKNEIVQLKKKRDDIEEANEKLREINQKIEFCESAVDVVSTLNYDVQKHIRDKVTSKIRDQFIGIDWKYDKYTDVNIEDDYRIRVTKSSGQKIRPGDLSDGEENLLALSFMMALHSLSGFEIPLIIDAPLEKLDKSKRIDFISDLHEYTKDKQIIFLFTDSQYTNDVRASMLENVSEEYELKPAENKTEIVKHEQ; this comes from the coding sequence ATGTTTCTGGATTATATTGAAATAACTAATTTTCGCCCTTATTATGGAACTCAAAGAATTGATTTCGGATTTAATGAAAAAGAAAATTTAACAATTATTTTAGCAGATAATGGTAGTGGAAAAACTTCTTTGGTTAATGCATTAACCTGGGCATTATATGGTAAAGAGCTTCATGATGTTCGTGACAAATCTGAACCTATTTATAATCTTAAGGCAGCAGAAATTGCGGAAGCTGAAGGGTATGATGAAATAAATGTTGAAGTTAAAATTAGATTTTATTATTTTGATGCAGATAATCATAAAAAATATTTCGTGGTTGATAGGGAAGTTAAATATCAACAATGGGAGGATGATCAATGGTCAGCAGAATTAACAAGCCATTTGATTGTAGATGAAACCGGTAAGGAACCTATGGATCAGGATATTGCTCAAAATGCTATTAATAATAAGATTCCGAAAAACATGTTTCATTATTTCTTTTTCAATGGTGCGACATTATCCAATTATTTTGAAAGCGATTCTGATTTAAATTTGAAAAATTCCATTGAACAGATATCTCAAGTTGGTTTAGTAAATAGCATGGCTGATCATTTGGAAAAAACATTAAATAATCTTAATAAACAATATGATAAATTACGTCCTGAAGGTCCAGTAAATTATAATAAATTAATCAATAAAAAAATATCTGAAAGGAAAGACCTGGAAGATGAAAGGAAAGCAAATCATATAAAAATTGATGAGGCTCAAAGATTAATATTAGAATTGGACGAAAAATTAAAAAAAGCCGATTCGAAGCATGTTAAAGAATTAACTAATCGTAGAAGTGTTTTGGAAAAGGAGAAAATATCATTATCTACTTCAATTAAAACAAATACTGTAAAATATGAGAATTTAATATTGGAAATTTATCCTATTGCTGTTTTATTTGATGAATTAATTGGGGCTATAGAAATTGCTGACAAATCCCGTGAAACAAAAACAGCTCCTCCTTTAATTGAAAGAACATTGTTAAATGATATTTTGGATGATGGATATTGTATTTGTGGTGTAAAATTAGAAGATCATCCTGAATGTGTTGAAGAATTACATAAAAGATTAAGAAAGACTACTAAAGTTCAAACAGATGAATTTTACAAAGATTATTATGATATAAAAAGCACATTGAAAAAATTAGAGAATATTCATGAAATCGACAATATGCGAAGAACACTTGAAGAAAACAATGCTCATTTGATTGCTGTAGAAAATGAGATTTCTGAAATTTCTGAGGAATTGATTTCAATTGATATTGCGGATATTAACGAATATGAAAAGCATAGGGATAATAATGTTAAAGTTAAGAAGAGATTAAGGGATAGAAATACAATAATCGGTAAGGATATTGAAAGGTTAAAAAATGAAATTGTTCAACTTAAAAAGAAACGAGATGATATTGAAGAAGCAAATGAGAAATTAAGGGAAATTAATCAAAAAATAGAATTTTGTGAGTCTGCTGTAGATGTTGTATCTACATTAAATTATGATGTACAAAAACATATTCGAGATAAAGTCACATCTAAAATCCGTGATCAATTTATTGGAATTGATTGGAAATATGATAAGTATACTGATGTAAATATCGAAGATGATTATAGGATACGGGTAACTAAAAGTTCTGGACAAAAAATACGTCCTGGAGATTTGTCTGACGGTGAAGAAAATCTACTGGCATTATCTTTTATGATGGCATTGCATAGTCTTAGTGGATTCGAAATACCATTAATCATTGATGCTCCTTTAGAAAAATTAGATAAAAGTAAACGTATTGACTTTATTTCTGATTTACATGAGTACACTAAAGACAAACAAATTATTTTCTTGTTTACTGACAGCCAATATACGAATGATGTAAGAGCAAGCATGTTAGAAAATGTTTCTGAAGAATATGAATTAAAACCAGCTGAAAATAAAACGGAGATTGTTAAACATGAGCAGTAA
- a CDS encoding DEAD/DEAH box helicase family protein, whose product MSFKNIDSDLKPSYNSANDDIVEDFYNIVLSESVKYDRISGFFNSTSLAVAAEGIDKFVKNDGKMRLICGAKLDADDLESINNADELKDLIHEEFLRDYNSIQDEIVKNHVKILGWMIANGYLDIKIGVNVKDDGFYEPGMLHSKIGIMYDDEDDSILFNGSVNETASGWRNNIESLKIFKSWRNSEYMEDDIRDFEDFWDGLNPSLEIFDVPEASKRKLIEFAPKSKNDVLSLKLSSKPTLREYQNEALESWVNNNYHGILSMATGTGKTITALSCFDYLKRKKSKLLTVIVCPQKHLISQWEENLKKFNFKGETLVASGDNPKWKSQLLGLIGDLKSGLKKNVVIFTTFNTFSNQKFIKNMSLYGEESLVIVDEVHGIGSSEFRKGFDVPYTYKLGLSATPEIEDDFERNDFVYETFNNVVYEYDLEKAIDNGFLTHYNYYPEFIDLDNEELREYEYYTYEIVRLINKKNKSVNDENKLKTFLIKRRNVVNNAKAKMVYLKEFLSKNSDMKDLIIYCTGEQLPKVQKILEDLDIPNKKFTGEESTKKVRGKSERDRILELFARGHYHALVAIKCLDEGVDVPSTQTALLMASTLNSRQHIQRRGRILRNSPGKKIANIYDLIVFPCMKDQSSSVESIFRNEQRRYDEYADLADNFSECSRKFIEKWEECK is encoded by the coding sequence ATGTCATTTAAAAATATTGATTCGGATTTGAAGCCTAGTTATAATTCAGCTAATGATGATATTGTTGAGGATTTTTATAATATCGTATTATCGGAGTCTGTAAAATACGATAGGATTTCTGGTTTTTTTAATTCTACAAGTTTGGCAGTTGCTGCCGAAGGCATTGACAAATTCGTAAAAAACGATGGAAAAATGCGTCTTATTTGTGGAGCTAAGCTTGATGCTGACGATTTGGAATCAATCAATAATGCTGATGAATTAAAAGATTTGATACATGAAGAATTTTTAAGGGATTATAATTCAATTCAGGATGAAATAGTTAAGAATCATGTAAAAATCTTGGGTTGGATGATTGCTAATGGTTATTTGGATATTAAAATTGGAGTCAATGTTAAAGATGATGGGTTTTATGAACCAGGAATGCTTCATTCTAAAATTGGCATAATGTATGATGATGAAGACGACTCAATATTGTTCAATGGTTCAGTAAATGAAACTGCATCTGGTTGGAGGAATAATATTGAATCATTAAAAATTTTTAAGAGTTGGAGAAATTCTGAATATATGGAAGATGATATTCGGGATTTTGAAGATTTTTGGGATGGTTTAAATCCTTCTTTAGAAATTTTTGATGTGCCTGAAGCCAGTAAACGTAAATTAATCGAATTTGCTCCAAAATCTAAAAACGATGTTTTAAGCTTAAAATTAAGTTCAAAACCTACTTTAAGGGAATATCAGAATGAGGCATTAGAAAGTTGGGTAAATAATAACTATCATGGTATTTTAAGTATGGCTACGGGTACAGGTAAAACTATAACTGCTTTATCATGCTTTGATTATTTAAAAAGGAAAAAATCCAAATTATTGACGGTTATTGTTTGTCCTCAAAAGCATTTGATTAGTCAATGGGAAGAAAATCTTAAAAAATTTAATTTTAAAGGAGAAACTCTTGTAGCATCGGGAGATAATCCAAAATGGAAGTCTCAATTATTGGGTTTGATTGGAGATTTAAAATCTGGTTTAAAGAAGAATGTGGTCATATTTACCACATTTAACACATTCAGCAATCAGAAATTCATTAAAAACATGTCTTTATATGGTGAAGAGTCATTAGTAATTGTTGATGAAGTTCATGGAATTGGGTCTTCTGAATTTAGAAAAGGATTTGATGTTCCCTACACTTATAAGTTAGGATTAAGTGCTACTCCGGAGATTGAAGACGATTTTGAACGAAATGACTTTGTTTATGAAACATTTAATAATGTTGTTTATGAATATGATTTGGAAAAAGCTATTGATAATGGTTTTTTAACTCATTATAATTATTATCCTGAATTTATTGATTTGGACAACGAGGAATTGCGTGAGTATGAATATTATACTTATGAAATCGTTAGGTTGATAAATAAAAAGAATAAATCCGTTAACGATGAAAATAAGTTAAAAACATTTTTAATTAAAAGGAGGAATGTGGTCAATAACGCTAAAGCTAAAATGGTTTATTTAAAAGAGTTTTTATCAAAAAATTCTGATATGAAAGATTTGATTATTTACTGCACTGGTGAACAATTGCCTAAAGTTCAAAAGATTTTAGAGGACTTGGATATTCCAAATAAAAAATTCACTGGTGAGGAATCTACAAAAAAAGTTAGGGGGAAATCTGAAAGGGATAGAATTTTGGAATTATTTGCAAGGGGTCATTATCACGCGTTGGTAGCTATCAAATGTTTGGATGAGGGAGTTGATGTTCCTTCTACTCAAACTGCATTATTAATGGCCAGTACTTTGAATTCAAGACAACATATTCAAAGAAGAGGTAGGATATTGAGAAATAGTCCGGGTAAAAAAATTGCTAATATTTATGATTTAATTGTATTTCCATGCATGAAAGATCAATCTAGCTCTGTAGAAAGTATATTTCGTAACGAACAACGTCGTTATGATGAATATGCTGATTTAGCAGATAATTTTTCAGAATGCAGTAGGAAATTCATTGAAAAATGGGAGGAATGTAAATGA
- a CDS encoding cobalamin-dependent protein (Presence of a B(12) (cobalamin)-binding domain implies dependence on cobalamin itself, in one of its several forms, or in some unusual lineages, dependence on a cobalamin-like analog.) — protein MQFKDWVNDDIKKVLLVEPNFPIPNKSRNHSNFLPIGLLKIAAYFKDKPVDVKLIRFEEKNKDFGQTTFDFAPEDEYKPDIIFVTSIFTYWSEYVKNAVFYYKNKFKDVPIIVGGVYASLMPDHCLKYTKCDDVIQGPIDEVERLIPDYSLVDVDYQIIHTSRGCIRQCGFCGTYIIEPEWKCKKSIKDEIIKKRLIFYDNNLLANPHIEDILKELIELKKDKKINYLESQSGFDGRILRKKPHLAKLLKDAGFKNPKIAWDYGIKQAKSIKQQIDLLISAGFTAKEISVFMIYNYELTYEEMEEKRVKCAEWGVQITDCRYRPLNQTFDYYSSYKTKGQTEKDYHIHTEAGWTDSKVRKFRRNIRRHNICMRHEVDYHSTILERKKVPQDKAKEYREMNYDEAKKYLPDAWSPYEFHDASQQDYFKMKN, from the coding sequence ATGCAATTTAAAGATTGGGTGAATGACGATATAAAAAAGGTTCTATTGGTAGAACCGAATTTTCCAATACCTAATAAAAGCAGAAATCATTCAAATTTTCTTCCAATTGGATTATTAAAGATAGCAGCCTATTTTAAGGACAAACCAGTTGATGTGAAACTTATTCGTTTTGAAGAAAAAAATAAAGATTTTGGACAAACAACTTTTGATTTTGCTCCTGAAGACGAATATAAACCAGACATTATTTTTGTAACATCAATTTTTACCTATTGGTCAGAATATGTTAAAAATGCAGTATTCTATTATAAAAATAAATTTAAAGATGTCCCCATAATAGTTGGCGGAGTATACGCATCATTAATGCCCGATCATTGCCTAAAATACACAAAATGCGATGATGTTATACAAGGACCCATTGACGAAGTAGAAAGATTAATTCCAGATTATAGTCTGGTGGATGTCGATTATCAAATAATACACACCAGCAGAGGCTGCATTAGACAATGCGGATTTTGTGGAACCTATATTATTGAACCCGAATGGAAATGTAAAAAAAGCATAAAAGACGAAATCATAAAGAAAAGATTAATTTTTTATGACAATAATCTCCTTGCAAATCCCCATATAGAAGACATTTTAAAGGAATTAATAGAATTAAAGAAAGATAAAAAGATTAATTACCTTGAATCCCAATCAGGTTTCGACGGAAGAATATTAAGGAAAAAACCACATCTTGCAAAATTGTTAAAAGATGCGGGCTTTAAAAATCCAAAAATTGCATGGGATTATGGAATAAAACAAGCTAAAAGCATTAAACAACAAATAGACTTATTAATTTCAGCAGGATTTACTGCAAAAGAAATATCCGTATTCATGATATATAATTACGAGTTAACTTATGAAGAAATGGAAGAAAAACGAGTAAAATGTGCTGAATGGGGAGTTCAAATAACTGATTGTAGATACCGACCCCTAAATCAAACATTTGACTATTATAGTTCATATAAAACTAAAGGTCAGACGGAAAAAGATTATCATATCCACACTGAAGCGGGATGGACAGATTCGAAAGTTAGGAAATTTAGAAGAAATATCCGCAGACACAATATCTGCATGAGACATGAAGTAGATTACCATTCCACCATTCTTGAACGTAAAAAAGTGCCTCAAGATAAAGCTAAAGAATATCGTGAAATGAACTATGATGAAGCCAAAAAATATCTGCCCGATGCATGGAGCCCCTATGAATTCCATGATGCATCCCAACAAGATTATTTCAAAATGAAGAATTAA